The following is a genomic window from Merismopedia glauca CCAP 1448/3.
CCAGTATGTATCAGAAAATGATTGAAGATGCGGGCGGTGCGATCGCTAACGATCATATTGCTTTTCGTTCCTTGCGTCTCACAACCCAAAATATTAACCTAGGTATTCCTTATTTAGCCAAAATTATCGAACCTCTAGGCTATGAAGCGGTAGGAGAATACAAATTCCCCGATTCCCATCTCTTGGCTCGTCATTATGAGCCTAGCGAGGATTTACCCAAACTATTCATCAGCGAGTTAATTGTAGACGAACT
Proteins encoded in this region:
- a CDS encoding 2-oxoadipate dioxygenase/decarboxylase family protein, with the translated sequence MNGTKLAQQLWDTLWENYRDRVPYASMYQKMIEDAGGAIANDHIAFRSLRLTTQNINLGIPYLAKIIEPLGYEAVGEYKFPDSHLLARHYEPSEDLPKLFISELIVDEL